TTATATTGATGAGAAGACTGTTTTAAAACGTTGCGATCCTGAAAAGCTGGATGAGCTGCTGCACCCTGTATTTGATAAGAATGCTCTTGCAAAAGCGAAGCCTATAACACACGGACTTCCTGCTTCTCCGGGAGCTGCTGCCGGTCAGGTGGTTTTCCATGCTGATGAGGCTGAAGAGTGGAGTAAAGAGGGTAAACAGGTTATTCTTTGTCGTATAGAGACATCTCCTGAGGATCTGAGGGGTATGAATTCTGCTCAGGGTATCCTGACCTCAAGAGGTGGTATGACATCACACGCAGCTGTGGTTGCACGTGGTATGGGTAAATGCTGTGTTTCTGCAGCAAATAACCTTATAATAGATTATAAAACTCGCTCTCTTTCTATTAATGGAAAGGAAATTAAAGAGGGTGACTGGCTCTCACTTGATGGGTCAACCGGTTATGTTTATGAAGGTAAAATAGCTACTCAGGATGCTGATCTTGACGAGAACTTTGATGAGCTGATGAGTATTGCTGAGAAGTATGCCCGAATGGATGTGAGAACAAATGCTGATACTCCTAAGGATGCAGCGGTTGCACGTAAATTTGGAGCTAAGGGTATTGGTCTGTGCCGTACTGAGCATATGTTCTTCGAAGAGGATAAGATTGTTCCTATGCGTGAGATGATCCTCTCTAAAGATGAAGAGGGACGCCGCAAAGCTTTGGAGAAACTGCTGCCTCTTCAGAAGAAAGATTTCCTGGGTATCTTCAGAGCTATGGATGGATTGCCGGTGACTGTCAGACTGCTTGATCCGCCTTTGCATGAGTTTGTTCCTCACGATGAAAAGGGACAGATGGAGATGGCAAAGGTTATGGGTATCTCATATAAAGATATTCACGACAGGGTTGAAGGTCTTATGGAAGCAAACCCAATGCTTGGTCTTCGCGGATGCCGTCTTGGTAACCTCTATCCTGAGATCACTGAGATGCAGACCCGTGCTATCATTGAGGCTGCTATTGAACTGAAGAAAGAGGGTATTACAGCTATTCCTGAGATTATGGTGCCTCTAACAGGTATTGTTCATGAGTTTAAAGCTCAGAAGGATATTATTGAGTCTACTATACATGAGGTGTTTGCTGAGAATAATGAATCGGTTGAATATAAGATTGGTACAATGATTGAGATACCAAGAGCTGCTATTACTGCACATAAGATTGCGGCAGAGGCCGACTTCTTCTCATTTGGTACTAACGACTTGACTCAGTTGACATTCGGTTATAGCCGTGATGACGTTGCCAAATTCCTTCCAATGTATCTTGATAAGGGTATATTGAAACAGGATCCGTTTGCTGTATTGGATCAGAATGGTGTTGGACAACTTGTTCGCATGGCTGTACAAAAAGGACGTGAGGTGAAAACTACGCTTAAGTGTGGTATTTGTGGTGAGCATGGCGGTGAGCCTTCATCAGTGAAATTCTGTCACACTGTAGGTCTGAACTATGTTTCTTGCTCTCCGTTCCGTGTTCCTATTGCTCGTCTGGCTGCAGCTCAGGCAGCTATAGAGGGATAGTTGGACTGACTCTTTATATGAAAATTCGCAGAGGCGCCATAATTGGCGTCTCTGCATGCTTATAACTACTTTTAACCATCGAGTTGTTTGGCTGTTAAACGTATTATACCTACTTTTACATATATAATTCTTAATCAGTTTTATGAGACTTGCATGATGATCATTGCTCCGTTTAGAATGATTTTTGTGAGTATCAAATGTTACTTTTAAGAGACAGTAATTTTAATCATATGAAATCTAAAATAAAAGTATTGTTTTTTCTGGCTGTATTACTTGCATCACAGACTGTTATTTCGCAGAATAATATAATAGACGAAATAGTGTGGGTTGTGGGTGATGAAGCGATTCTCAAATCTGAAGTTGAGGAATACCGTAAAGAGATGCTGATGCAAAACCAGCGTATCGAAGGTGATCCTTATTGCTTTATACCGGAACAGTTGGCTATTCAGAAACTTTTTCTGGATCAGGCGAAACTTGACAGTATTGAGGTTCAGGAATCTAATATTTCCCGTGAACTGGAGTATTATGTGAATAACTATATCAACTCGATTGGTTCTGTGGAGAGGCTGGAGGAATACTTTGGTAAGCGTCTGTCTGCAATTCGTGAAGATTTAAGAGAACAGATACGTGAGCAGCAGATAATTCAGAGTGTACAGCAGAAGCATTTTGGCAATATTCAGCTGTCACCATCCGAAATTCGTCAATACTACAACAACCTGTCTCAGGATAGTCTCCCATTTATACCAACTACAGTGGAAGTTCAGATTATTACTGCTGAGCCTAAAATTCCTCTGGAGGAGATAGATAAGGTTAAAGCCCGACTCAGAGAATATACCGATCAGGTGAATAGTGGAGAAAGAGAGTTTTCAACTCTGGCACTGCTGCACTCTGAAGATCCTTCGGCAATTCAGGGGGGTGAACTTGGTTTTATGTCAAGATCGGGATTTGTGCCTGAGTTTGCAAATGTTGCTTTTGCACTTAATGATCCGAAGAAGGTTTCGAATGTTGTAGAGACTGAATATGGATTTCATATAATCCAGCTTATTGAAAGAAGGGGAGAGATGGCCAATTTCAGGCATATACTGCTTAAGCCTAAGGTTCCTAAAGAATCGCTCGATACTGCTGTTGTTCGACTCGACTCGATAAGGGCCGGGATAATGGATAATAGGCTGACTTTTGATGAGGCTGCAACATACCTTTCAGCAGATAAGGATACGCGCAATAATAAGGGTATCATGGTGAACAATACTCAGGGAAGTCCTAATGCCGGAACTCCTCGCTTTGCGCTGAATGAGCTGAATCAGGATATTGCAAAGATTGCTGGTGAGATGAAAGAGGGTGAGATCTCGCAGCCGTTTCTGATGCTTAATGACAAGGGCAGGCAGGTGGCTGCAATGATTAAGATTACAAACCGTAATGAGGGGCACCGCGCTAATATCAACAACGATTATCAGATTATAAAACAGATGGCGGAAAATGCCCGCAAGCAGAAGCTTGTTGATGAGTGGCTTCAGAAAAAGATTGAGAAAACTTATGTGCGTATTGATCCGGAATGGAGGAAATGCGAATTCAGATATTCAGGCTGGTTAAGGTAAAAAAGTTTTTTTCAGTTGCAATGAAAAAACAATCCTATAAATATTTAAAGCAAAGCACACTTTTACTTAGTGTGCTGTTTGTTTTTATATTTTCTGTGCATGCGCAGCAACCTGACTCCATAACAGCACCGAGGCAGGTGAAACCGGCTGTTGCCGGAGATAGCAATGCTGTGGATGAGGGTGCAGAAAGAATTATTGAGTTGAGACAGGCCGACCTGTGGAGCAAGAGGGCCGGTTTTGATGCTGAGATTCTTACGGGAAATGTTATCTTCTTTCATGAGGGTGCATATATGTATTGTGACAGCGCTTACCTGTTTCAGCAAACGAACTCATTTGAGGCTTTCAGCAATGTGAGCATGGAGCAGGGAGATACTATTTTTGTTTATGGCGATTATCTCTTTTATGATGGAAATACCAGACTGGCACGCCTGCGTGACAATATAAGGATGGAGGATAAAAATACTACTCTGTTTACGGATAGTCTGGACTATGATCGTATAGCAAATCTTGGATATTATTTTGAGGGTGGTATGCTTGTTGATGAAGAGAATGAGCTGACTTCTTACTGGGGGCAGTACGCTCCTGATACAAAAGAGGCTCTGTTCAGTGATAGTGTGAAGCTGGTTAATGAGGATTATATCATTTATGCAGATACCCTGAAATATAATACGGAAACAAAAATTGCTGATATTTTAGGGCCTTCGAGAATTGTTTCAGACAGTGGTTATATTCATACGCAGAATGGCTGGTATAATACTGTAACTGAGGATTCGCGACTTCTGGATCGTTCGCAGGTTTATAGTAATGACGGCAGCAAGGTGCTGATTGGCGACACGATCTTTTATAACAGAATTTCCGGAGAGGGTGAGGTCTTTGGTAATATGTATCTTGAGGATAGCGAGAGAAAAGGTATAATAAGAGGGAACTATGGTTTTTATAATGAGAAAACTGAATATGGTTTTGCAACCGATTCTGCCTTCGCTATAGATTATTCTGGTCAGGATAGTCTTTTTCTGCATGGTGATACATTGGTAATGAGCACAGATTCTACCTTCAGGGATATCAAGGCGTACTATAATGTGAGGTTTTATCGTGCAGATATACAGGGTATTTGTGACTCAATACACTACTCCTCACGAGATTCTATGATTTATATGGTTGGGCATCCTGTTGTATGGAACGAAAACAACCAGATATCAGGTTTTCAGATTAATGTTCATTTAAACGACTCAACTATAGAAAAGGCTATAGTGAAGGATAATGCATTAGCTGTTCAGGACAGAGGGGAGGGGGATCAGTTTAACCAGCTGAGCGGAAGAGATATGACTGCCTACTTCAGGGATGGAGAAATTTATCATGTGCTTGTAGAAGGTAATGCAGAGTCGCTATACTACCTCGTGGAAGAGGACAAAACGATAATTGGATTAAACAGGACTGAGAGTCCCTATCTCTCAATAGATATTGCTGATGAACAGATAAAGCGACTGAAAGTGTGGCCTTCAACAAAAGCTGTGACAACACCGCTTCCTCAATTGCAACCGGAGCAGAAAAGATTGGAAAGGTTTGTATGGCTTGATTATTTGCGGCCAACCGGCCCGGATGATATCTTCCGAAGCAACGAAAGGAAAACTGAGGATGTTGACAATGAGCCTGTAAGGCGTTTCGAGAGGGAAGACATTACACTATGATTTAGTAATCATTGTTTTGTGATTATTAAATGTGAATCAGTACTTAAAACCGGGTAAACTGGTTTGCTGTTTTGTCTTTATTATTATGATTATTTATATTTGTATCTATCAAACATCTATTTAAAATGGGAGTATTTTTTTTCTATAACAACCGTAAACCTCGCAAATTTAATTACAAACCGATTCTTTATGATCCGGATGAGGAGGCTCGAAAGGAGAAACTAAAGAACAGGATTGAAGCTGTAAAGAGAGAGATGGGCGTTTTGCCTGAAAGGAGTGAAATAGATAAAAAAGATTTTAAATCTGAGTTTGTTTCTCAGACTCGCTTTTTAAAGAAACGCAAAAGCAGAGAGGAATCAGGTGAAAGTTCATTTATTACCAATAACAAAATACTTATTTTCATAGGTATAGTTCTGTTGTTGATATTCATCTTCTGGCTGTTGCGATAAATTGGGTTTTAATTAAAATATGACTGATATAATTCATCTTCTACCTGACTCCATCGCCAACCAAATTGCTGCAGGTGAAGTAATTCAAAGGCCCTCTTCAGTGGTAAAGGAGTTAGTGGAGAATTCTATTGATGCAGGAGCTGAACATATACAGATAGTTATAAAGGATGCAGGACGTACTTTGATCACTGTTATTGATGATGGTAAGGGTATGTCTCCAACCGATGCAAGAATGGCTTTTGAGAGGCACGCAACATCAAAAATTAAAAGTGCAGATGATCTTTTTGCACTCACCACAATGGGTTTCAGAGGTGAGGCATTACCATCGATTGCTGCAATATCGCAGGTTGAGGTAAAGAGTCGCAGAGAAGAAGATGAGTTAGGGACTCTACTGTTAATATCCGGTTCAAGACTGGAAAAGCAGGAGTTTATTGCTTGTGGTGCGGGTACTTCAATTTCTGTAAAAAATATATTCTATAATGTTCCTGCACGCAGGAAATTCCTTAAATCCAATGAAACTGAGAGACGAAATATATTTAACGAAATCGAGAGAATTGCTTTAGTACATCCGCATCTGGAGTTCTCTCTGATCGAAAATGATGAGGAGACCCTGCATCTTACTAAAGCAGGATTAAAGCAGCGAATTGCACAGCTGGAGGGTAAGAATATTTTGCAGCAGCTGATAGATATAGAGGCTGAGACTGCACTCGGAAAGATTTACGGGTATGTTTCGCGACCGGAGTATGCAAAGAAGCGCAATTCAAGTCAGTTCTTCTTCGTAAACAACAGGTATATCCGCCATCCATATTTTCATAAAGCGGTGACTACTGCTTTTGAACAGCTTATCTCTTCTGATGAGAAGCCTACTTACTACATCTATTTTGAGGTTGATCCTGAATCTCTTGATGTTAATATTCATCCTACAAAGACTGAGGTGAAGTTTGAAAATGAGCAGGCTTTATGGCAGATTTTGATGGTAACGGTTAAAGAGTCGCTTGGCAAGTTTAATGCTGTGCCTACAATTGATTTCGACAGGGAGGATGCACCTGAGATACCTGTTTATGATCCTTCTGCACCGGTTCAAATGCCGAGGGTTAATGTTGATCCTGCATACAATCCTTTCAATACTCCTTCTTTTGAACCCAACAGGGTGTCAGCGCCTGC
This portion of the Lascolabacillus massiliensis genome encodes:
- a CDS encoding peptidylprolyl isomerase, translating into MKSKIKVLFFLAVLLASQTVISQNNIIDEIVWVVGDEAILKSEVEEYRKEMLMQNQRIEGDPYCFIPEQLAIQKLFLDQAKLDSIEVQESNISRELEYYVNNYINSIGSVERLEEYFGKRLSAIREDLREQIREQQIIQSVQQKHFGNIQLSPSEIRQYYNNLSQDSLPFIPTTVEVQIITAEPKIPLEEIDKVKARLREYTDQVNSGEREFSTLALLHSEDPSAIQGGELGFMSRSGFVPEFANVAFALNDPKKVSNVVETEYGFHIIQLIERRGEMANFRHILLKPKVPKESLDTAVVRLDSIRAGIMDNRLTFDEAATYLSADKDTRNNKGIMVNNTQGSPNAGTPRFALNELNQDIAKIAGEMKEGEISQPFLMLNDKGRQVAAMIKITNRNEGHRANINNDYQIIKQMAENARKQKLVDEWLQKKIEKTYVRIDPEWRKCEFRYSGWLR
- the mutL gene encoding DNA mismatch repair endonuclease MutL; this translates as MTDIIHLLPDSIANQIAAGEVIQRPSSVVKELVENSIDAGAEHIQIVIKDAGRTLITVIDDGKGMSPTDARMAFERHATSKIKSADDLFALTTMGFRGEALPSIAAISQVEVKSRREEDELGTLLLISGSRLEKQEFIACGAGTSISVKNIFYNVPARRKFLKSNETERRNIFNEIERIALVHPHLEFSLIENDEETLHLTKAGLKQRIAQLEGKNILQQLIDIEAETALGKIYGYVSRPEYAKKRNSSQFFFVNNRYIRHPYFHKAVTTAFEQLISSDEKPTYYIYFEVDPESLDVNIHPTKTEVKFENEQALWQILMVTVKESLGKFNAVPTIDFDREDAPEIPVYDPSAPVQMPRVNVDPAYNPFNTPSFEPNRVSAPALGWEKLQKSFEEEVLPPSENILAGSAQNIPETDLYPEHYQYKQRYILTSVKSGLMIIDQHKAHIRILFEKYLTQIRKRKGVSQRVLFPEVLELSASESAALPSIMDDLEALGFELSNLGNNCFAVQGVPSEIESSNPGTIIKSMISYSLETGSDVKSEIQESIALSLARLTAIPYGRALSGEEMLLIVSELFATPSPSYTPDGQKVVSLLSDAEIEKKMN
- a CDS encoding OstA-like protein, translated to MKKQSYKYLKQSTLLLSVLFVFIFSVHAQQPDSITAPRQVKPAVAGDSNAVDEGAERIIELRQADLWSKRAGFDAEILTGNVIFFHEGAYMYCDSAYLFQQTNSFEAFSNVSMEQGDTIFVYGDYLFYDGNTRLARLRDNIRMEDKNTTLFTDSLDYDRIANLGYYFEGGMLVDEENELTSYWGQYAPDTKEALFSDSVKLVNEDYIIYADTLKYNTETKIADILGPSRIVSDSGYIHTQNGWYNTVTEDSRLLDRSQVYSNDGSKVLIGDTIFYNRISGEGEVFGNMYLEDSERKGIIRGNYGFYNEKTEYGFATDSAFAIDYSGQDSLFLHGDTLVMSTDSTFRDIKAYYNVRFYRADIQGICDSIHYSSRDSMIYMVGHPVVWNENNQISGFQINVHLNDSTIEKAIVKDNALAVQDRGEGDQFNQLSGRDMTAYFRDGEIYHVLVEGNAESLYYLVEEDKTIIGLNRTESPYLSIDIADEQIKRLKVWPSTKAVTTPLPQLQPEQKRLERFVWLDYLRPTGPDDIFRSNERKTEDVDNEPVRRFEREDITL
- the ppdK gene encoding pyruvate, phosphate dikinase; this translates as MEKKRVYTFGNGAAEGRADMKNLLGGKGANLAEMNLIGVPVPPGFTITTEVCTEYNELGRDYVINVLKGEVEDAIIQIEKLTGTKFGDKDNPLLVSVRSGARVSMPGMMDTVLNLGLNDDAVEGIAKKSGNERFAWDSYRRFVQMYGDVVLGMKPHSKEDIDPFEEIMEEMKASKGIELDTEFTTDDLKQLVKLFKAAVKEKTGKEFPVSPWDQLWGSVCAVFDSWMNERAILYRKMNNFPEEWGTAVNVQAMVYGNMGKTSGTGVAFTRDAATGENIFNGEYLIDAQGEDVVSGVRTPQQITTEGSRRWAKLQGISEEERSAKYPSLEEVMPECAAELIAVQQKLEDYFKDMQDLEFTIQDGKLWLLQTRSGKRTGAAMIKIAIDMLHEGYIDEKTVLKRCDPEKLDELLHPVFDKNALAKAKPITHGLPASPGAAAGQVVFHADEAEEWSKEGKQVILCRIETSPEDLRGMNSAQGILTSRGGMTSHAAVVARGMGKCCVSAANNLIIDYKTRSLSINGKEIKEGDWLSLDGSTGYVYEGKIATQDADLDENFDELMSIAEKYARMDVRTNADTPKDAAVARKFGAKGIGLCRTEHMFFEEDKIVPMREMILSKDEEGRRKALEKLLPLQKKDFLGIFRAMDGLPVTVRLLDPPLHEFVPHDEKGQMEMAKVMGISYKDIHDRVEGLMEANPMLGLRGCRLGNLYPEITEMQTRAIIEAAIELKKEGITAIPEIMVPLTGIVHEFKAQKDIIESTIHEVFAENNESVEYKIGTMIEIPRAAITAHKIAAEADFFSFGTNDLTQLTFGYSRDDVAKFLPMYLDKGILKQDPFAVLDQNGVGQLVRMAVQKGREVKTTLKCGICGEHGGEPSSVKFCHTVGLNYVSCSPFRVPIARLAAAQAAIEG